The following are encoded together in the Limanda limanda chromosome 12, fLimLim1.1, whole genome shotgun sequence genome:
- the LOC133015642 gene encoding histone H3-like → MKKNEKRAAGLTPIHTRAKPIRYRTKQTARKSTGGKAPRKQLATKAARKSAPATGGVKKPHRYRPGTVALREIRRYQKSTELLIRKLPFQRLVREITQDFKTDLRFQSSAVMALQEASEAYLVGLFEDTNLCAIHAKRVTIMPKDIQLARRIRGERA, encoded by the exons atgaagaaaaatgaaaaacgaGCGGCCGGTCTCACTCCAATTCATACACG GGCGAAGCCTATACGATATAGAACCAAGCAGAccgctcgtaaatccaccggaggcaaagcccccaggaagcagctcgCCACCAAGGCTGCACGTAAGAGCGCCCCGGccaccggcggcgtgaagaagcctcaccgttacaggcccggtaccgtggctctgagagagatccgtcgctaccagaaatccacggagctgctgatccgcaagctgcccttccagcgcctggtgagagaaatcACTCAGGATttcaagaccgacctgcgcttccagagctccgctgtcatggctctgcaggaggccagcgaggcttACCTGGTCGGCCTGTTCGAGGACACCAACCTGTGCGCCATCCACGCCAAGAGGGTTACCATCATGCCcaaggacatccagctggcccgccgcatccgCGGAGAGAGAgcataa
- the LOC133015641 gene encoding histone H2B-like, protein MFVFDQPEDPLRCETVTVHVGVSLSSPASLVLREELAESAGGSGGERQAGVLRPQARLASRVEVIGHNVPGLADRAQPIQYRTAPKKGSKKAVAKAPGKGGKKRRKSRKESYAIYVYKVLKQVHPDTGISSKAMGIMNSFVSDIFERIAGEASRLAHYNKRSTITSREIQTAVRLLLPGELAKHAVSEGTKAVTKYTSSK, encoded by the exons ATGTTCGTCTTCGACCAGCCTGAAGACCCGCTGCGATGCGAAACCGTCACTGTCCATGTCGGCGTAAGCCTCAGCTCGCCTGCGTCTCTTGTCCTCCGTGAGGAGCTTGCAGAAAGCGCAGGTGGCTCCGGGGGTGAGCGCCAGGCCGGCGTGCTCAGGCCCCAGGCACGACTCGCATCACGGGTGGAGGTCATCGGACATAATGTACCCGGTCTGGCAGACCGGGCACAG CCTATACAATATAGAACTGCGCCCAAGAAGGGCTCCAAGAAAGCGGTGGCCAAGGCCCCCGGTAAGggtggaaagaagaggagaaagtccAGGAAGGAGAGCTACGCCATCTACGTGTACAAGGTGCTGAAGCAGGTCCACCCCGACACCGGGATCTCCTCCAAGGCCATGGGCATCATGAACTCCTTCGTGAGCGACATCTTCGAGCGCATCGCCGGTGAGGCCTCTCGTCTGGCTCATTACAACAAGCGCTCCACCATCACCTCCAGGGAGATTCAGACCGCCGTCCGCCTGCTGCTGCCCGGGGAGCTGGCTAAACACGCCGTGTCTGAGGGCACCAAGGCCGTGACCAAGTACACCAGCTCCAAGTAA